Proteins encoded within one genomic window of Longimicrobium sp.:
- a CDS encoding MerR family transcriptional regulator, with the protein MTYRIKRVAHLTGINPATLRAWERRYQLLTPRRSPAGYRLYTDEDVAILARIKRLIDEGLSIGEALERVRQTSVPLSPHADAALLDAVRDEIAAALLSMDRPRAQSAWERLSSIPSLRRVDEVLMPVLRLVGERWACGEIGVADEHYATAFAREKLAAIFGELEGGIAGGPLAVCAGLPGEYHELGLMGAALHLLDAGWRVIYLGLAVPLEEIGRVAGERRATMVCTSVMRPMSAEEFAVLAAELRRVLPDGTEIVIGGSGIPDSFEPPPDRVRVVAELRELLATA; encoded by the coding sequence ATGACGTACCGGATCAAACGGGTGGCGCACCTCACCGGGATCAATCCGGCAACGCTTCGCGCCTGGGAGCGGCGCTATCAGCTCCTCACCCCCCGCCGCTCCCCCGCGGGGTACCGGCTGTACACCGACGAGGACGTCGCCATCCTGGCGCGAATCAAGCGCCTGATCGACGAAGGCCTCTCCATCGGCGAGGCGCTGGAGCGGGTGCGGCAGACCTCCGTCCCCCTCTCCCCGCACGCCGACGCCGCCCTGCTGGACGCGGTGCGAGACGAGATCGCGGCCGCGCTCCTCTCCATGGACCGTCCCCGCGCACAGTCCGCGTGGGAGCGCCTCTCCTCCATCCCCTCGCTGCGCCGGGTGGACGAGGTGCTGATGCCCGTGCTGCGCCTGGTGGGCGAGCGCTGGGCGTGCGGCGAGATCGGCGTGGCGGACGAGCACTACGCCACCGCCTTCGCGCGCGAGAAGCTGGCCGCCATCTTCGGCGAGCTGGAGGGCGGCATCGCGGGCGGGCCGCTCGCCGTGTGCGCCGGCCTTCCCGGCGAGTACCACGAGCTGGGGCTGATGGGCGCCGCGCTGCACCTGCTGGACGCGGGGTGGCGCGTGATCTACCTGGGGCTCGCCGTGCCGCTGGAGGAGATCGGCCGCGTGGCCGGGGAGCGCCGCGCCACCATGGTGTGCACCTCCGTGATGCGCCCCATGAGCGCCGAAGAGTTCGCCGTCCTCGCCGCCGAGCTGCGCCGCGTGCTTCCGGACGGCACCGAGATCGTGATCGGCGGCAGCGGCATTCCCGACAGCTTCGAACCTCCGCCCGATCGCGTGCGCGTCGTCGCAGAGCTGCGAGAGCTGCTGGCGACGGCGTGA
- a CDS encoding glycosyltransferase family 2 protein yields the protein MILAWLLLAAAPLFVLALVLFNLAVWPRGRADGRIAGRVSVLIPARDEAETIERCARAVLACTQPPDEIIVYDDDSSDGTAGIVARLAAEDARVRLVRGIPLPPGWVGKPHACHRLAEAASGEVLVFLDADTEPSPECLARIGSIFGDFRADVVTAATRQVTGSWAERWIIPLLHLTYVAWLPLPLIWRSRDPRFLVANGQLLAIRRAALDAAGGWRSVRAEVVDDMALCRRVKATGGRVVFGDGHLMARCRMYRGAGEVWRGFSKNLAEGVGGTAAGVLGVIALYGMVFVAPYVGLAAALLGGRSLLAPSLAGIAGNALIRLTLALRLRQPIEGIVLHPLAVLGAMGIAVNSFRWRRRGDIRWRGRRYASREARLG from the coding sequence GTGATTCTCGCCTGGCTCCTTCTGGCCGCGGCGCCGCTGTTCGTGCTCGCGCTCGTACTCTTCAACCTCGCCGTCTGGCCGCGTGGACGTGCGGATGGACGCATCGCCGGCCGCGTCTCCGTCCTCATCCCCGCGCGCGACGAGGCGGAGACGATCGAGCGCTGCGCCCGCGCCGTCCTCGCCTGCACGCAACCCCCCGACGAGATCATCGTGTACGACGACGATTCCTCCGACGGCACGGCCGGCATCGTCGCGCGCCTGGCGGCGGAGGATGCGCGCGTGCGGCTGGTGCGCGGCATTCCGCTGCCGCCCGGATGGGTGGGGAAGCCGCACGCCTGCCACCGCCTGGCGGAAGCCGCGTCGGGCGAGGTGCTCGTCTTCCTCGACGCCGACACCGAGCCTTCGCCCGAGTGCCTGGCGCGGATCGGCTCCATCTTCGGCGACTTCCGCGCCGACGTGGTGACCGCCGCCACGCGCCAGGTGACGGGATCGTGGGCGGAGCGCTGGATCATCCCGCTCCTCCACCTCACCTACGTCGCGTGGCTCCCGCTCCCGCTCATCTGGCGCTCGCGCGATCCGCGCTTCCTGGTGGCGAACGGCCAGCTTCTCGCCATCCGCCGCGCCGCCCTCGATGCCGCCGGCGGCTGGCGCTCCGTGCGCGCCGAAGTGGTCGACGACATGGCGCTCTGCCGGCGCGTCAAGGCGACGGGCGGCCGCGTCGTCTTCGGGGACGGCCACCTCATGGCACGATGCCGAATGTATCGCGGCGCGGGGGAGGTTTGGCGCGGATTCTCCAAGAACCTGGCGGAGGGGGTGGGCGGCACGGCGGCCGGCGTGCTGGGCGTGATCGCGTTGTACGGGATGGTGTTCGTGGCGCCGTACGTCGGATTGGCGGCGGCGCTGCTGGGGGGGCGCTCGCTCCTGGCACCGTCGCTCGCCGGCATCGCGGGGAACGCGCTGATTCGCCTCACCCTCGCGTTACGTCTACGGCAGCCGATCGAAGGCATAGTGCTGCATCCGCTGGCGGTGCTGGGGGCGATGGGGATCGCGGTGAACTCCTTCCGCTGGCGCCGCCGCGGCGACATCCGTTGGCGCGGGCGGCGGTACGCGTCCCGCGAGGCGAGGCTGGGGTGA
- a CDS encoding phytoene/squalene synthase family protein — MNAQLLAESHDVFRRKARTFWWASRLLPRTVRDDAATVYAFCRMVDDMGDEADDPSVAELALQALSNEVAGRQHPRPIVAELRAAAARLGLPMEAAAELIAGVRSDLGVVRMVDDAELVRYCYRVASTVGLMMCGVLGVHCREALPHAIDLGIAMQLTNICRDVAEDAERGRVYLPAARLRAAGIDPEEVVRGTADPERMAIVVRSVLALADRYYRSADGGMRDIPWRFRPAILVASRTYRAIGVKLRGRPPGTSGRAVVPWPEKLAWSATAVAASLRPAILGITPRWAHDRALHQALRGLPGANA; from the coding sequence GTGAACGCGCAGCTACTGGCGGAGAGCCACGACGTCTTCCGGCGAAAGGCGCGCACCTTCTGGTGGGCGAGCCGCCTGCTGCCGCGTACGGTGCGCGACGACGCGGCCACCGTGTACGCGTTCTGTCGCATGGTGGACGACATGGGGGACGAAGCCGACGATCCTTCGGTCGCGGAGCTTGCGCTGCAGGCTTTGTCTAATGAAGTTGCAGGACGCCAACACCCACGTCCGATCGTAGCAGAGCTCCGCGCCGCCGCCGCGCGCCTGGGCCTGCCCATGGAAGCCGCCGCCGAGTTGATCGCGGGGGTGCGCAGCGACCTGGGGGTCGTGCGGATGGTGGATGACGCGGAGCTGGTGCGCTACTGCTACCGCGTAGCCTCCACCGTCGGGCTCATGATGTGCGGGGTGCTTGGCGTCCATTGCCGCGAGGCGCTCCCCCACGCCATCGACCTGGGGATCGCCATGCAACTCACCAACATCTGCCGCGACGTCGCGGAGGACGCGGAGCGCGGGCGCGTGTATCTACCCGCCGCACGCCTGCGCGCCGCGGGGATCGATCCGGAAGAGGTGGTGCGCGGGACGGCGGATCCGGAGCGGATGGCGATTGTGGTCCGGAGTGTGCTGGCGCTCGCGGACCGCTATTACCGGAGCGCCGACGGCGGGATGCGCGACATCCCCTGGCGCTTCCGTCCGGCGATTCTGGTCGCGAGCCGCACCTATCGCGCCATCGGCGTAAAGCTTCGCGGGCGCCCGCCGGGGACGTCGGGGCGCGCGGTGGTGCCCTGGCCGGAGAAGCTGGCCTGGAGCGCGACCGCCGTGGCCGCGTCGCTGCGGCCCGCGATCCTGGGGATTACGCCACGCTGGGCGCACGACCGTGCTCTCCACCAGGCCCTGCGGGGGCTGCCGGGAGCAAATGCATGA
- a CDS encoding lycopene cyclase family protein, which produces MTMLDALVVGKGPAALACAAALAERGVSTGLLGPAGEVHWPAKYGVWADEMEDAGIPSLFDHVWARAVVHAGRPHRLERSYARVDNARMAAWLAGRCERAGVRTIDGSAAGIGARSSATAVRLREGGTVEARIVVDATGHRPALLPRQERPAPAYQTAVGFTVEADVHPFASDEAVLMDWRDGHLPGEEQGGFPTFLYAFPLGDGRIFVEETALAARPALPLALLEARLWRRLEGLGVRVRRVVDREEVWIPMGGAPPSRHARVVGFGAAGGFVHPATGYSLARSLAAAPVLADAVAAALDVPGSTPESATAAAWDAIWPADRRRRFALFRFGMEQLVRMNGTAAREFFDTFFALPAADWRGYLGDTLTAREVSGVMARLFTHATGGTRRRLALGTLGPGGRELAASLLQTAVRAG; this is translated from the coding sequence ATGACGATGCTGGATGCGCTCGTCGTTGGAAAGGGCCCGGCCGCGCTGGCATGCGCGGCCGCCCTGGCGGAGCGTGGAGTATCCACGGGGCTGCTGGGTCCCGCGGGCGAGGTGCACTGGCCCGCGAAGTACGGCGTCTGGGCGGACGAGATGGAGGACGCCGGAATCCCGTCGCTCTTCGACCACGTCTGGGCGCGCGCGGTGGTGCACGCCGGGCGCCCGCACCGGCTGGAGCGCAGCTACGCGCGGGTGGACAACGCGCGCATGGCCGCCTGGCTGGCCGGGCGCTGCGAGCGCGCGGGCGTGCGGACGATCGACGGCTCGGCGGCGGGGATCGGCGCGCGGAGCTCGGCGACGGCGGTCCGGCTCCGCGAGGGAGGGACGGTGGAGGCGCGGATCGTCGTGGATGCCACCGGCCACCGGCCCGCGCTCCTTCCGCGCCAGGAGCGCCCCGCGCCGGCGTACCAGACGGCCGTGGGGTTCACGGTCGAGGCCGACGTGCACCCCTTTGCATCGGACGAAGCGGTGCTGATGGACTGGCGCGACGGCCATCTGCCCGGCGAGGAGCAGGGCGGCTTCCCCACCTTCCTGTACGCCTTCCCGCTCGGCGACGGACGCATCTTCGTGGAGGAGACGGCGCTGGCGGCCCGCCCCGCGCTCCCGCTGGCGCTGCTGGAAGCGCGCCTCTGGCGGCGGCTGGAAGGGCTGGGCGTGCGCGTGCGGCGCGTGGTGGATCGCGAGGAGGTGTGGATCCCGATGGGCGGCGCCCCACCGAGCCGGCACGCGCGGGTGGTGGGCTTCGGCGCGGCGGGCGGCTTCGTGCACCCCGCGACCGGCTACTCGCTCGCGCGCTCTCTTGCCGCCGCGCCTGTGCTGGCGGACGCGGTCGCAGCCGCGCTGGACGTGCCTGGCTCCACCCCGGAATCCGCGACGGCGGCGGCGTGGGACGCGATCTGGCCCGCGGACCGGCGGCGGCGCTTCGCCCTTTTCCGCTTCGGAATGGAGCAGCTCGTGAGGATGAACGGCACCGCGGCGCGCGAGTTCTTTGACACCTTCTTCGCCCTCCCCGCCGCGGACTGGCGCGGCTACCTGGGCGACACGCTGACGGCGCGCGAGGTGAGCGGGGTGATGGCGCGCCTGTTCACGCACGCCACCGGCGGCACGCGCCGCCGCCTGGCGCTCGGAACGCTGGGTCCTGGCGGGCGAGAGCTGGCCGCGTCGCTCCTGCAGACGGCGGTGAGGGCGGGATGA
- a CDS encoding vitamin B12-dependent ribonucleotide reductase — protein MTPTTPTEAAAPPQVDLPRAELSDNARIVLAKRYLKKDAAGQPVEVPEDMFWRVAYTIASADRKYGATDEEVETAAREFYALMTKRLFEPNSPTLMNAGRPLGQLSACFVLPVDDALSNDKSGVYDTLRSMAMVHQSGGGTGFSFSRIRPSGDLVRSTTGVASGPVSFMSLYDSSTEVVKQGGTRRGANMGILRVDHPDILDFIDCKQDITKITNFNISVAVTDAFMNAVERGEQYDIINPRNKEVVGQKDARAVWDKVVQNAWRTGEPGVFYVDRANFYNPVPHLGAYEATNPCGEQPLLPYDVCNLGSVNVGLFVRDDVPAESPWYEKVDWKEFRRVVRHSTHFLDNVIDANQYPLAEITDLANRIRRIGLGVMGYADLLIRLGVPYNSAEGVEIGRRIMEFLDEESKKESERLAEVRGAFPEWEKSIWGPDETCARAPNGDRIRPMRRLRNCNVTTVAPTGTISIFAGCSSGIEPLFAVAFMRNQAGSLMPDVNEEFVRVAKAGGWYSEDLMRRIAETGHIHFPEVPEEVQRAFVTAHDITPEWHVRQQAGFQEYCDSAISKTTNFPNDATVEQVREIYELAYKLNCKGVTVYRDGSRDNQVLSTGATKTPAQQAAENADAAAAHSRLAEAAEREAKLEREVARLRTALATAESQVTQARRLKRKRPDVLRGTTRKMTSPLGDVFVTINEDTENHPFEVFATLGKAGSVAMADVEAIGRLISLSLRFGVPVNDVYQQLRGISSDRAIGFGQNKVLSLPDAIAQAIGLREQEKAGIQQELIPEAVLPLTNVDVTSPELAAVAQPTLNLGTYDPGESFMGTCPECNSQLEFAEGCMKCHACGYSECG, from the coding sequence ATGACCCCCACCACGCCGACCGAAGCCGCCGCCCCCCCGCAGGTGGACCTCCCCCGCGCAGAGCTCTCCGACAACGCGCGGATCGTCCTCGCCAAGCGCTACCTGAAAAAGGATGCGGCCGGTCAGCCGGTGGAAGTGCCGGAGGATATGTTCTGGCGCGTCGCCTACACCATCGCCTCGGCGGATCGTAAGTACGGCGCCACGGACGAGGAGGTGGAGACCGCCGCGCGCGAGTTCTACGCGCTGATGACCAAGCGCCTCTTCGAGCCCAACTCGCCCACGCTCATGAACGCCGGGCGGCCGCTGGGACAGCTCTCGGCCTGCTTCGTCCTGCCGGTGGACGACGCGCTCAGCAACGACAAGAGCGGGGTCTACGACACCCTGCGCTCCATGGCGATGGTGCACCAGTCGGGCGGCGGCACCGGCTTCTCGTTCAGCCGCATCCGTCCCTCGGGCGACCTGGTGCGCAGCACGACGGGCGTGGCGAGCGGGCCGGTGAGCTTCATGTCGCTCTACGACTCTTCCACCGAAGTGGTGAAGCAGGGCGGCACGCGCCGCGGCGCCAACATGGGGATCCTGCGCGTCGACCATCCGGACATCCTGGACTTCATCGACTGCAAGCAGGACATCACCAAGATCACCAACTTCAACATCTCCGTCGCCGTTACCGACGCGTTCATGAACGCGGTGGAGCGAGGCGAGCAGTACGACATCATCAATCCGCGCAACAAAGAGGTGGTGGGCCAAAAGGATGCGCGCGCGGTGTGGGACAAGGTGGTGCAGAACGCGTGGCGCACCGGCGAGCCGGGCGTGTTCTACGTGGACCGGGCCAACTTCTACAACCCCGTACCGCACCTGGGCGCCTACGAGGCGACCAACCCGTGCGGCGAGCAGCCGCTACTGCCGTACGACGTGTGCAACCTGGGCTCGGTGAACGTCGGCCTCTTCGTGCGCGACGACGTGCCGGCCGAGTCGCCCTGGTACGAAAAGGTGGACTGGAAGGAGTTCCGCCGCGTGGTGCGCCACTCGACGCACTTCCTGGACAACGTCATCGACGCCAACCAGTACCCGCTCGCCGAGATCACCGACCTGGCGAACCGCATCCGCCGCATCGGGCTGGGGGTGATGGGCTACGCGGACCTCCTGATCCGCCTGGGCGTACCGTACAACAGCGCCGAGGGGGTGGAGATCGGGCGGCGCATCATGGAGTTCCTGGACGAGGAGTCGAAGAAGGAGAGCGAGCGCCTCGCCGAGGTCCGCGGCGCCTTCCCGGAGTGGGAGAAGTCGATCTGGGGTCCGGACGAGACGTGCGCCCGCGCGCCCAACGGCGACCGCATCCGCCCCATGCGCCGGCTGCGCAACTGCAACGTGACCACGGTGGCGCCCACGGGCACCATCTCCATCTTCGCGGGGTGCTCCAGCGGCATCGAGCCCCTCTTCGCCGTGGCGTTCATGCGCAACCAGGCCGGCTCGCTGATGCCGGACGTGAACGAGGAGTTCGTGCGCGTGGCCAAGGCGGGCGGGTGGTACTCCGAGGACCTGATGCGCCGCATCGCGGAGACCGGCCACATCCACTTCCCCGAGGTCCCCGAGGAGGTGCAGCGCGCCTTCGTGACGGCGCACGACATCACCCCGGAGTGGCACGTGCGCCAGCAGGCCGGCTTCCAGGAGTACTGCGACTCGGCCATCAGCAAGACGACCAACTTCCCCAACGACGCCACGGTGGAGCAGGTCCGCGAGATCTACGAGCTGGCGTACAAGCTCAACTGCAAGGGCGTCACCGTATACCGCGACGGCAGCCGCGACAACCAGGTGCTCTCCACCGGCGCCACCAAGACGCCGGCGCAGCAGGCGGCCGAGAACGCCGACGCAGCCGCCGCGCACTCCAGGCTGGCCGAGGCCGCCGAGCGCGAGGCCAAGCTGGAGCGCGAGGTCGCCCGCCTGCGCACCGCCCTGGCCACGGCCGAGTCGCAGGTCACGCAGGCCCGCCGCCTGAAGCGCAAGCGCCCGGACGTGCTGCGCGGCACCACGCGCAAGATGACCTCGCCGCTGGGCGACGTCTTCGTGACCATCAACGAGGACACCGAGAACCACCCCTTCGAGGTCTTCGCCACGCTGGGCAAGGCGGGCTCCGTCGCCATGGCGGACGTGGAGGCGATCGGCCGGCTGATCTCGCTCTCGCTGCGCTTCGGGGTGCCGGTGAACGACGTGTACCAGCAGCTCCGCGGCATCTCGTCCGATCGCGCGATCGGCTTCGGGCAGAACAAGGTGCTCTCCCTGCCGGACGCCATCGCGCAGGCCATCGGCCTCCGCGAGCAGGAGAAGGCCGGCATCCAGCAGGAGCTGATCCCCGAGGCCGTCCTGCCGTTGACCAACGTCGACGTCACCTCGCCGGAGCTGGCCGCCGTCGCGCAGCCCACGCTTAACCTCGGGACCTACGATCCGGGCGAGTCCTTCATGGGCACCTGCCCGGAGTGCAACAGCCAGCTCGAGTTCGCCGAAGGCTGCATGAAGTGCCACGCCTGCGGCTACAGCGAGTGCGGGTGA
- a CDS encoding phytoene desaturase — MSDPAVVIGSGFGGLAAAIRLRARGHRVVLLEAMDQPGGRAAVFRRDGFTFDAGPTVITAPYLLHELFQLAGRDSRDYFELVPVDPFYRVEFPDGSRFDYVGDEERLIAQIAALSPRDVDGYRRLAAHAEKIFDVGYTQLSDVPFGRAADMLRALPAMLRLGNHRSVYAQVAKYIQDERLRQVFTFEPLLVGGNPFRITSIYLLIHWLERKWGVWFAKGGTTSIVHGLVKLLDEMGVEMHFGTPAERIETRGGRAVAVHAGGRRIAASMVVANADPTQVYGSLLAPEERNWRTRAALKTRQYSMGLFVGYFGTRKQYPELAHHTILMGPRYKGLLDDIFDRKVLAKDFSLYLHAPTRTDPSLAPPGCETFYVLSPVPNLQSGIDWDEAGPEYFERILAHLERTLLPGLRDSLATSFHLTPTYFRDTLRSTHGAGFGIEPRLTQSAYFRYHNQSPHVGGLYLVGAGTHPGAGVPGVLSTAKVLERVMPAPADPLPLPAAPARAAAFA; from the coding sequence ATGAGCGATCCGGCTGTCGTCATCGGGTCGGGATTCGGGGGACTCGCGGCGGCCATCCGCCTGCGCGCGCGTGGCCACCGCGTGGTGCTGCTGGAGGCGATGGACCAGCCCGGCGGGCGCGCGGCCGTCTTCCGCCGCGACGGCTTCACCTTCGACGCCGGCCCCACCGTCATCACCGCGCCCTACCTGCTCCACGAGCTGTTCCAGCTGGCGGGGCGCGACTCGCGCGACTACTTCGAGCTGGTCCCCGTCGACCCGTTCTATCGCGTGGAATTTCCGGACGGCTCCCGCTTCGACTACGTAGGCGACGAAGAGCGCCTCATCGCCCAGATCGCCGCCCTGTCGCCGCGGGACGTGGACGGCTACCGCAGGCTGGCGGCCCACGCGGAAAAGATCTTTGACGTGGGCTACACGCAGCTTTCGGACGTGCCGTTCGGGCGCGCGGCAGACATGCTGCGCGCCCTTCCCGCCATGCTCCGCCTGGGCAACCACCGCTCGGTCTACGCGCAGGTGGCGAAGTACATCCAGGACGAGCGGCTGCGGCAGGTCTTCACCTTTGAGCCGCTCCTGGTGGGCGGCAACCCGTTCCGCATCACCTCCATATACCTGCTGATCCACTGGCTGGAGCGGAAGTGGGGCGTCTGGTTCGCAAAGGGCGGCACCACCTCCATCGTGCACGGGCTGGTGAAGCTGCTGGACGAGATGGGAGTGGAGATGCACTTCGGGACACCGGCCGAGCGGATCGAGACACGCGGCGGGCGGGCGGTGGCGGTGCACGCCGGCGGGCGCAGGATCGCGGCCTCGATGGTCGTCGCCAATGCCGATCCCACGCAGGTGTACGGCTCGCTGCTGGCGCCTGAGGAGCGCAACTGGCGCACGCGCGCGGCGCTGAAGACGCGGCAGTACTCGATGGGGCTCTTCGTGGGCTACTTCGGCACACGGAAGCAGTACCCGGAGCTGGCGCACCACACCATCCTGATGGGGCCGCGCTACAAGGGACTGCTCGACGACATCTTCGATCGCAAGGTGCTCGCAAAGGACTTCTCGCTCTACCTGCACGCCCCCACGCGCACCGATCCCTCGCTGGCGCCTCCGGGATGCGAGACGTTCTACGTTCTCTCCCCCGTCCCCAACCTGCAGAGCGGGATCGATTGGGACGAGGCGGGGCCCGAGTACTTCGAGCGCATCCTGGCGCACCTGGAGCGCACCCTTCTGCCGGGGCTGCGCGACTCGCTGGCGACGTCGTTCCACCTGACCCCGACCTACTTCCGCGACACGCTGCGCTCCACGCACGGCGCGGGGTTCGGCATCGAGCCGCGGCTGACGCAGTCGGCGTACTTCCGCTACCACAACCAGTCGCCGCACGTGGGCGGGCTCTACCTCGTGGGCGCGGGCACGCACCCCGGCGCGGGCGTCCCGGGGGTGCTTTCGACGGCGAAAGTGCTGGAGCGGGTGATGCCCGCCCCGGCAGATCCCCTTCCCCTCCCCGCGGCGCCCGCGCGCGCCGCCGCCTTCGCGTGA
- a CDS encoding endonuclease domain-containing protein: MRCAPTRAEAVLWEVLRERKLCGVRFRRQHAIDRFVLDFYSTAHKLAIEVDGEIHDHQQQQDAVRTEHLEARGIRVLRFRNEEVLHALPMVLSSIRAAIEAGATGER, encoded by the coding sequence ATGCGCTGCGCGCCAACGAGGGCGGAGGCGGTGCTGTGGGAGGTGCTGCGCGAGCGGAAGCTGTGCGGAGTACGCTTTCGGCGCCAGCACGCGATTGACCGTTTCGTGCTCGACTTCTACTCCACGGCACACAAGCTGGCGATCGAAGTAGACGGGGAGATCCACGACCATCAGCAGCAGCAGGACGCGGTGCGGACGGAGCACCTGGAGGCGCGCGGAATCCGCGTGCTCCGCTTTCGAAACGAAGAAGTACTGCACGCCCTACCCATGGTCCTCTCCAGCATCCGCGCCGCGATCGAAGCAGGCGCTACGGGAGAACGTTAG
- a CDS encoding Hsp20/alpha crystallin family protein, whose product MALYPTRYSDPIDQLFGTVFGGNGSRNGNGGNLMRAPDTDVIETEREIRVVAEMPGLTRENIEVDVENNVLTIRGEKREERTEGEAGRFHLAERRYGTFTRSFVLPRDVDAEQIQADFQDGVLTVAIPKSERVRRRRIQLGGMQNTGDQRAEQPAEAMNA is encoded by the coding sequence ATGGCACTCTACCCGACGCGCTACAGCGACCCCATCGACCAGCTCTTCGGCACCGTGTTTGGCGGCAACGGCAGCCGCAACGGGAACGGGGGCAACCTGATGCGCGCGCCCGACACCGACGTGATCGAGACGGAGCGCGAGATCCGCGTGGTGGCCGAGATGCCCGGGCTGACGAGGGAGAACATCGAGGTGGACGTGGAGAACAACGTCCTCACCATCCGCGGCGAGAAGCGCGAGGAGCGCACCGAGGGTGAGGCTGGCCGCTTCCACCTCGCCGAGCGCCGCTACGGGACCTTCACCCGCTCCTTCGTCCTGCCGCGCGACGTGGACGCGGAGCAGATCCAGGCCGACTTCCAAGACGGCGTCCTCACCGTCGCCATCCCCAAGAGCGAGCGGGTGCGCCGGCGCCGCATCCAGCTGGGCGGGATGCAGAACACCGGCGACCAGCGCGCCGAGCAGCCCGCCGAGGCGATGAACGCCTGA
- a CDS encoding polyprenyl synthetase family protein, whose amino-acid sequence MSARAILERPARRPRPLPLSRALSSEEGLREVEQMMLDLAGDPRTDLAALMVSEHLATGGKRLRARLALAALEVLGGERGRGAGWAAACELLHNATLIHDDLQDGDTTRRGRPTTWQRFGAAQAVNAGDLLLMLPFLAVERIPAPAEQRLALTTAVARHATVTARGQTAEIALATAADIGWDSYRAAVEGKTGALFQLPVEGAAILAGHTPDEARALAGGFRGLGVLFQLQDDVLDLYGEKGRGAPGSDLREGKVSALVVEHVALHPGDASWLRTLLALPRDLTPDDDVRRATERFRTAGALRAVLGRIRHEALAVVSAPGLKRAPALRDLAWELARVALEPIAHLDATG is encoded by the coding sequence ATGAGCGCCCGCGCCATACTGGAGCGCCCCGCGCGCCGACCCCGCCCGCTCCCGCTGAGCCGCGCGCTCAGCTCGGAGGAGGGGCTGAGGGAGGTGGAGCAGATGATGCTCGACCTGGCCGGCGATCCGCGCACGGACCTCGCGGCGCTCATGGTGAGCGAGCACCTGGCGACAGGGGGGAAACGCCTGCGCGCACGGCTGGCGCTTGCGGCGCTGGAGGTGCTGGGCGGCGAGCGCGGCCGGGGCGCGGGATGGGCCGCCGCGTGCGAGCTCCTGCACAACGCCACCCTGATCCACGACGACCTGCAGGACGGCGACACCACGCGCCGGGGCCGCCCCACCACCTGGCAGCGCTTCGGCGCGGCGCAGGCGGTGAACGCGGGCGACCTCCTCCTGATGCTCCCCTTCCTGGCGGTGGAGCGCATCCCCGCCCCGGCCGAGCAACGCCTGGCGCTGACCACCGCCGTCGCGCGCCACGCCACCGTCACCGCGCGCGGCCAGACGGCGGAGATCGCCCTCGCCACCGCCGCCGACATCGGCTGGGATTCGTACCGAGCCGCCGTGGAGGGGAAGACCGGCGCCCTCTTTCAGCTTCCGGTCGAGGGCGCCGCGATCCTGGCCGGCCACACGCCGGACGAGGCGCGCGCGCTCGCCGGTGGGTTCCGCGGCCTCGGCGTGCTCTTCCAGCTCCAGGACGACGTGCTGGATCTATACGGAGAAAAGGGCCGCGGCGCCCCCGGCAGCGACCTGCGCGAGGGAAAGGTCAGCGCGCTAGTGGTGGAGCACGTGGCGCTGCACCCCGGCGACGCCTCCTGGCTCCGCACCCTCCTCGCCCTGCCGCGCGACCTTACCCCGGACGACGACGTGCGCCGCGCCACCGAGCGCTTCCGCACGGCGGGCGCCCTGCGCGCGGTGCTGGGCCGAATCCGCCACGAGGCGCTCGCCGTCGTCTCCGCGCCCGGCCTCAAGCGAGCGCCCGCGCTCCGCGACCTCGCCTGGGAGCTCGCGCGCGTCGCCCTCGAGCCAATCGCCCACCTGGACGCGACGGGATGA